Proteins from a genomic interval of Solidesulfovibrio sp.:
- a CDS encoding chemotaxis protein CheD, with protein MEIVVSISDMKVTGRAKDVLVTHALGSCLGLAAYDPRAGVAGLIHCLLPLARDGKATLKNPYMYVNTGVPQMMRAMFGRGASRENLILKAAGCGRMMHISNQFDTGANNFAALEKLLQVNDMRLAAEDVGGTIPRTMRLYAETGRVVISSCGRSWEL; from the coding sequence ATGGAGATCGTCGTCAGCATCTCCGACATGAAAGTCACCGGACGGGCCAAGGACGTCCTGGTCACCCATGCCCTGGGCTCCTGCCTGGGTCTGGCCGCCTACGACCCCCGGGCCGGCGTGGCCGGGCTCATCCATTGCCTGCTCCCCCTGGCCCGCGACGGCAAGGCGACGCTCAAAAACCCCTACATGTACGTCAACACCGGCGTGCCGCAGATGATGCGGGCCATGTTCGGCCGCGGGGCCAGCCGGGAAAACCTCATCCTCAAGGCGGCGGGCTGCGGCCGCATGATGCACATTTCCAACCAGTTCGACACGGGAGCCAACAATTTCGCGGCACTGGAAAAGCTGCTGCAGGTCAATGACATGCGTCTGGCCGCCGAAGACGTGGGTGGCACCATACCGCGCACCATGCGCCTTTACGCGGAAACGGGCCGGGTTGTGATCTCATCTTGCGGGAGGTCCTGGGAGTTATGA
- the flhA gene encoding flagellar biosynthesis protein FlhA has product MAKTADPVKFNYESFTRQGDFMLAAGVVVILFVMLVPIPPAFIDLMLTFSISISLVVLVTSMFMGSPLEFSIYPSLLLVTTMMRLSMNVASTRLILLHGDEGPSAAGHVIQAFGQFVVGGNYVVGCVIFLVLFSINKKVIVAGTTRIAEVAARFTLDAMPGKQMAIEADLNAGLINEKQAIDRREAIRKEADFYGAMDGAGKFVSGDVTATILITAINIVGGFLIGVLQKGMDWKAAAQTYTLLTIGDGLVSIIPSIIISTSAGLIVSRAAAEARMGEEFLAQLTFHPKALRLVSGMLLLFAIVPGLPTLPFLVMSALLFLVARLSARQQEMLQTESDKKDKKPDPELETPEEVQALLPLDALELEVGYGLIPLVDEEQNGNLLSRIRSIRRQFALDMGVVIPSLHLRDNLQLRPGQYVVLIKGNEVASAEILIDHYLAMDPGDAKHRIQGVETREPAFNLPALWVPELHKDEAMLAGYTVVDPATVIATHLTEVFKRHLHEFLGRQEVQILLDNLAKRAPKAVEDLVPGAMNLGGVQKVLQNLVKEGVSIRDLLTVVETMADYGASVKDPDQLTEYVRSRMGRTIVKPYLTPEGALPILNLQPKVEGAIQESVRQTDHGAYLAMEPGLAQRIIQAIQRAMDKALVSEGQPVLLTSPLVRPHLAQLLARFIPNLPVISQAEIPAEIKLQSVANVGLGNAG; this is encoded by the coding sequence ATGGCGAAGACAGCCGATCCGGTCAAATTCAACTACGAGAGCTTCACCCGCCAGGGCGACTTCATGCTGGCCGCGGGCGTGGTGGTCATCCTGTTCGTGATGCTCGTGCCCATTCCGCCGGCGTTCATCGACCTGATGCTCACCTTCTCCATCTCGATCAGCCTGGTGGTCCTGGTCACCAGCATGTTCATGGGCTCGCCCCTGGAATTCTCCATCTACCCGTCGTTGCTTTTGGTCACCACCATGATGCGCCTGTCCATGAACGTGGCCTCCACCCGCCTGATCCTGCTGCACGGCGACGAGGGCCCCTCGGCCGCCGGACACGTGATCCAGGCCTTCGGCCAGTTCGTGGTCGGCGGCAACTACGTCGTCGGCTGCGTCATCTTCCTGGTGCTTTTCTCCATCAACAAGAAGGTCATCGTCGCCGGTACCACCCGCATCGCCGAAGTGGCCGCCCGCTTCACCCTCGACGCCATGCCCGGCAAGCAGATGGCCATCGAGGCGGACCTCAACGCCGGGCTCATCAACGAAAAACAGGCCATCGACCGCCGCGAGGCCATCCGCAAGGAAGCCGACTTCTACGGCGCCATGGACGGCGCGGGCAAGTTCGTCTCCGGAGACGTCACCGCCACCATCCTCATCACGGCCATCAACATCGTCGGCGGCTTCCTCATCGGCGTCCTGCAAAAGGGCATGGACTGGAAGGCCGCCGCCCAGACCTACACCCTCTTGACCATCGGTGACGGCCTGGTCTCCATCATCCCCTCCATCATCATCTCCACCTCGGCCGGCCTGATCGTGTCCCGGGCCGCGGCCGAGGCCCGGATGGGCGAGGAATTCCTGGCCCAGCTGACCTTCCACCCCAAGGCCCTGCGCCTGGTGTCGGGCATGCTGCTTTTATTCGCCATCGTGCCGGGCCTGCCGACCCTGCCCTTCCTGGTCATGTCGGCCCTGCTGTTCCTGGTGGCCCGGCTTTCCGCCCGCCAGCAGGAGATGCTCCAGACCGAGTCCGACAAGAAGGACAAGAAGCCCGACCCGGAACTGGAAACCCCGGAGGAGGTCCAGGCCCTGCTGCCCCTGGACGCCCTGGAGCTCGAAGTGGGCTACGGCCTCATTCCCCTGGTCGACGAGGAGCAAAACGGCAACCTGCTCTCGCGCATCCGCTCCATCCGCCGCCAGTTCGCCCTGGACATGGGCGTGGTCATCCCCTCGCTGCACCTGCGCGACAACCTCCAGTTGCGCCCCGGCCAGTACGTGGTCCTTATAAAGGGCAACGAGGTGGCCTCGGCCGAGATCCTCATCGACCACTACCTGGCCATGGACCCCGGCGACGCCAAGCACCGCATCCAGGGCGTGGAGACCCGCGAGCCGGCCTTCAACCTGCCGGCCCTGTGGGTGCCGGAGCTGCACAAGGACGAGGCCATGCTGGCCGGCTACACCGTGGTCGATCCGGCCACCGTCATCGCCACCCACCTGACGGAAGTCTTCAAGCGCCACCTGCACGAGTTCCTGGGCCGCCAGGAAGTGCAGATCCTGCTCGACAACCTGGCCAAGCGCGCCCCCAAGGCCGTGGAGGACCTGGTGCCCGGGGCCATGAACCTGGGCGGCGTCCAGAAGGTCCTGCAAAACCTGGTGAAAGAAGGCGTGTCCATCCGCGACCTGCTGACCGTGGTGGAAACCATGGCCGACTACGGCGCCTCGGTGAAGGACCCGGACCAGCTCACGGAGTACGTGCGCTCCCGCATGGGCCGCACCATCGTCAAGCCCTATCTGACACCCGAAGGCGCCCTGCCCATCCTGAACCTCCAGCCCAAGGTCGAGGGGGCCATCCAGGAAAGCGTGCGCCAGACCGACCACGGCGCCTACCTGGCCATGGAGCCGGGCCTGGCCCAGCGCATCATCCAGGCCATCCAGCGGGCCATGGACAAGGCGCTTGTCTCCGAGGGCCAGCCGGTCCTGCTGACCAGCCCCCTGGTGCGGCCCCACCTGGCCCAGCTTCTGGCCCGTTTCATCCCCAACCTGCCGGTGATCTCCCAGGCCGAGATCCCG
- a CDS encoding DedA family protein yields the protein MSIEFLKQVIEQYGYLALFIGTFLEGETILLLAGFAAQSPQFGLDLRWVVLSAFAGSLAGDQTAFFIGRHYGRKLVAKSEKWRARSEKVHGMLAKYHEVLILSFRFFYGLRNLTPFVLGTAEISVRKFFLLNAIGAAVWAVAFALTGYVFGSLLENVLTRVIDNVHHAELAVLGLVAVAMAVLWVVRRVRRR from the coding sequence ATGTCCATCGAGTTCCTCAAACAGGTCATCGAGCAGTACGGCTATCTGGCGCTCTTCATCGGGACGTTCCTGGAAGGGGAGACCATCCTCCTTTTGGCGGGTTTCGCCGCCCAGTCGCCGCAGTTCGGCCTGGACCTGCGCTGGGTCGTCCTGTCGGCCTTCGCCGGCAGCCTGGCCGGGGACCAGACGGCCTTTTTCATCGGCCGCCACTACGGGCGCAAGCTTGTGGCCAAAAGCGAAAAATGGCGGGCCCGCTCGGAAAAGGTCCACGGCATGCTCGCCAAATACCACGAGGTCCTCATCCTGTCCTTCCGCTTTTTCTACGGCTTGCGCAACCTGACGCCCTTCGTGCTGGGCACGGCCGAGATTTCCGTGCGCAAGTTCTTCCTTCTTAACGCCATCGGCGCGGCCGTGTGGGCCGTGGCCTTCGCCCTGACGGGCTATGTCTTCGGCAGCCTGCTGGAAAACGTCCTGACGCGGGTCATCGACAACGTCCACCATGCGGAACTGGCCGTTCTGGGCCTGGTGGCCGTGGCCATGGCCGTGCTGTGGGTGGTCAGGCGGGTGCGCCGCCGTTGA
- a CDS encoding flagellar type III secretion system protein FlhB yields MSRDPSKTEKATPKRRSKAREKGSVPRSQELPKLTVLMAGLFTMRIIIGGLGDDLKALFIEFLGQKVRFEATPNGVSALLWTLSGKLALMLLPLLLAMAIVAYVTQRLQVGKVWHNKLFDPDFSKLFNPMGAVNKLLINPRTFIQLGKQVAMAAAIAVAPYLILKRKFDEFLPLFYQTTETFAAFLLGNGFTMVVYTLAPMLVIAVLDTWYTRWDYEENLKMSKDEIKDETKQAMGDPVIKQQQKRKMMEFMQQRMLQDVPRADVVITNPTHLACALRYDPKESPAPLLLAKGADNLAEKIKEIAREHRIPIRENKPLAQALYRNVEIGQTIPEDLYQAVASVLAQLDKFKRPGRPR; encoded by the coding sequence GTGTCCAGGGATCCCAGCAAAACAGAAAAAGCCACCCCGAAACGCCGCAGCAAGGCGCGCGAAAAGGGGTCGGTCCCGCGCAGCCAGGAACTGCCCAAGCTCACCGTGCTCATGGCCGGGCTTTTCACCATGCGCATCATCATCGGCGGCCTCGGCGACGACCTCAAGGCCCTCTTCATCGAGTTCCTCGGCCAGAAGGTGCGGTTCGAGGCCACGCCCAACGGCGTCAGCGCGCTGCTGTGGACGCTCTCCGGCAAGCTGGCCCTGATGCTCTTGCCGCTGCTGCTGGCCATGGCCATCGTGGCCTACGTCACCCAGCGCCTGCAGGTGGGCAAGGTCTGGCACAACAAGCTGTTCGATCCCGATTTCAGCAAGCTGTTCAATCCGATGGGCGCGGTCAACAAACTGCTCATCAACCCTCGCACCTTCATCCAGCTCGGCAAGCAGGTGGCCATGGCCGCGGCCATCGCCGTGGCGCCCTACCTCATCCTCAAACGGAAGTTCGACGAGTTCCTGCCGCTGTTCTATCAGACCACGGAAACCTTCGCCGCCTTCCTGCTCGGCAACGGCTTCACCATGGTCGTGTACACCCTGGCCCCGATGCTGGTCATCGCCGTCCTCGACACCTGGTACACGCGCTGGGATTACGAGGAAAACCTCAAGATGAGCAAGGACGAGATCAAGGACGAGACCAAGCAGGCCATGGGCGACCCGGTCATCAAGCAGCAGCAGAAACGGAAAATGATGGAGTTCATGCAGCAGCGCATGCTCCAGGACGTGCCCCGGGCCGACGTGGTCATCACCAACCCCACCCACCTGGCCTGCGCCCTGCGCTACGACCCCAAGGAGTCGCCGGCGCCGCTGCTGCTGGCCAAGGGCGCCGACAACCTGGCCGAGAAGATCAAGGAAATCGCCCGGGAGCACCGCATCCCCATCCGCGAGAACAAGCCCCTGGCACAAGCCTTGTATAGGAACGTGGAAATCGGCCAGACCATCCCCGAAGACCTCTACCAGGCGGTGGCTTCGGTCCTGGCCCAGCTCGACAAGTTCAAGCGTCCCGGCCGTCCCCGCTGA
- a CDS encoding tRNA 2-thiocytidine biosynthesis TtcA family protein gives MTPSTHPLRARDLGYAQRVCVAKAGKLMMETGQLAPRARLGLAVSGGVDSLVMLAVMHVRRRIVPFPVELMLLHLNPGFDPSNHAPLAALCAGLGIAAHIEVTDFGPRAFSDENKKKSACFYCAWLRRKRLFDLCARYGLTHLAFGHNADDLAATFFLNMFQNGRVDGLSCREAFFDGRLTVIRPLLLVDKKTIVRAAKAWELPVFSNPCPMAGKSMRHEAETWVQGICAGGKKRSVNLLHALGRWQRDRDAAPRHPEVPDV, from the coding sequence ATGACACCCTCCACCCATCCCCTGCGGGCCAGGGACCTGGGCTACGCCCAACGGGTCTGCGTGGCCAAGGCCGGCAAGCTCATGATGGAAACGGGCCAGCTCGCCCCCCGGGCCCGGCTGGGCCTGGCCGTGTCCGGCGGCGTGGACAGCCTGGTCATGCTGGCCGTGATGCACGTGCGCCGGCGCATCGTGCCCTTTCCGGTGGAGCTGATGCTCCTGCACCTAAACCCCGGTTTCGATCCGTCCAACCATGCGCCCCTGGCCGCACTGTGCGCCGGCCTCGGCATCGCCGCCCACATCGAGGTGACGGATTTCGGCCCAAGGGCCTTTTCCGACGAGAACAAGAAGAAATCCGCCTGTTTCTACTGCGCCTGGCTGCGCCGCAAGCGGCTGTTCGACCTGTGCGCCCGCTATGGCCTGACCCATCTGGCCTTTGGCCACAACGCCGACGACCTGGCCGCCACCTTTTTCCTCAACATGTTCCAAAACGGCCGGGTGGATGGGCTGTCCTGCCGGGAAGCCTTTTTCGACGGCCGCCTCACGGTCATCCGGCCCCTGCTGCTCGTGGACAAGAAAACCATCGTCCGGGCGGCCAAGGCCTGGGAGCTGCCGGTCTTTTCCAATCCCTGCCCCATGGCCGGCAAGTCCATGCGCCACGAGGCCGAGACCTGGGTCCAGGGCATCTGCGCCGGCGGGAAGAAGCGTTCGGTCAACCTCCTGCACGCCCTGGGGCGCTGGCAGCGCGACCGGGACGCCGCGCCCCGCCATCCCGAGGTGCCCGATGTTTAA
- a CDS encoding HDOD domain-containing protein yields the protein MSRREEIIQKAFAIPQMPMPVQKVLAYIGNPDADLRQLAKIIEYDPGLTVNVLRMANSAFFGGSGKVASVREALARLGLNRVYQLVIASGVAPMTRYEIKGYGLPPGGLLEHSVAVATASETLARELDLTAPPHTFTAGLLVNIGKTVMGSFLEVDAGPILELAHQRQIPFEKAEEEVLGINHAELGAILLERWSIPVPIVNVVRYRLRPDDCPEPDLALDLVHVGDVIAKMTGIGMGIDGMQYAPSQAVFARLDISPLQMENVMAAILEQIAEVREILMEQPL from the coding sequence ATGAGCCGACGCGAGGAAATCATCCAAAAGGCCTTTGCCATTCCGCAAATGCCCATGCCCGTGCAGAAGGTCCTGGCCTACATCGGCAATCCGGACGCCGACCTGCGCCAGTTGGCCAAGATCATCGAATACGACCCGGGGCTGACCGTCAACGTGCTGCGCATGGCCAATTCGGCCTTTTTCGGCGGCAGCGGCAAGGTGGCCTCGGTGCGCGAGGCCCTGGCCCGCCTGGGGCTCAACCGGGTCTACCAGCTGGTGATCGCTTCGGGCGTGGCGCCCATGACGCGCTACGAAATCAAGGGCTACGGCCTGCCCCCCGGCGGGCTCCTGGAACACTCCGTGGCCGTGGCCACGGCTTCGGAAACCCTGGCCCGGGAACTGGACCTCACTGCCCCTCCCCACACCTTCACCGCCGGCCTGCTCGTCAACATCGGCAAGACCGTCATGGGCTCGTTTCTGGAAGTGGACGCCGGCCCCATCCTCGAACTGGCCCACCAGCGCCAGATCCCCTTCGAAAAGGCCGAGGAGGAGGTGCTTGGCATCAACCACGCCGAGCTCGGGGCCATCCTCCTGGAACGCTGGTCCATCCCCGTCCCCATCGTCAACGTGGTGCGCTACCGGCTGCGCCCCGACGACTGCCCCGAACCCGACCTGGCCCTGGACCTCGTGCACGTGGGCGACGTGATCGCCAAGATGACGGGCATCGGCATGGGCATCGACGGCATGCAGTACGCGCCCTCCCAGGCCGTGTTCGCCCGCCTCGACATAAGCCCCCTCCAGATGGAGAACGTCATGGCCGCCATCCTCGAACAGATCGCCGAGGTCCGCGAAATCCTCATGGAACAGCCCCTGTGA
- a CDS encoding M23 family metallopeptidase: MFKNYQIVIFRDHHGACRKLRFRGWLFAAILLALAGLVAADAYLVQYYYNFKRIQREAEALESRARDQDAQIAGLSDKIKALEADLSRLRGFDAKLRLMVGLDQEPREVSPSGGEDRDFEKKYLPLYRQEMLTRKLHRYLDALAEDAAGERLRQGELLAALGTGKARLAAMPAAWPVEGWIVTPFGEQVSPFTGKKVMSKGLDIAAPVGTPVLAPGEGVVTFAGEVDEGGFGLAVDHQAGLATVYGGLRDVAVTKGQPVARGQLLGHVGDLGRPGGPHLHYETRLGGVPVSPLRYILE, encoded by the coding sequence ATGTTTAAAAACTACCAGATCGTCATCTTCCGCGACCACCACGGCGCCTGTCGCAAGCTGCGGTTTCGGGGCTGGCTGTTCGCGGCCATCCTGCTGGCCCTGGCGGGCCTGGTGGCCGCGGATGCGTATCTGGTGCAATATTATTACAATTTTAAACGGATACAGCGCGAGGCCGAGGCCCTGGAAAGCCGGGCCAGGGACCAGGACGCCCAGATTGCCGGCCTTTCCGACAAGATAAAGGCCCTGGAGGCCGATTTGTCGCGGCTGCGCGGCTTCGACGCCAAGCTGCGCCTGATGGTGGGCCTGGACCAGGAGCCCCGGGAGGTGTCGCCGTCCGGCGGCGAGGACAGGGACTTCGAAAAGAAGTACCTGCCGCTGTATCGCCAGGAAATGCTCACCCGCAAGCTCCACCGCTATCTCGACGCCCTGGCCGAGGACGCGGCCGGGGAGCGGCTGCGCCAGGGGGAACTGCTGGCCGCCCTGGGCACGGGCAAGGCCCGGCTGGCCGCCATGCCCGCCGCCTGGCCGGTGGAGGGCTGGATCGTCACCCCCTTCGGCGAGCAGGTTTCACCTTTCACGGGCAAAAAGGTCATGAGCAAGGGCCTGGACATCGCCGCCCCGGTGGGCACGCCCGTCCTGGCCCCGGGCGAGGGCGTGGTGACGTTCGCCGGCGAGGTCGACGAAGGCGGCTTCGGGCTGGCCGTCGACCACCAGGCCGGCCTGGCCACGGTCTACGGCGGGCTTCGCGACGTGGCCGTGACCAAGGGCCAGCCCGTGGCCCGGGGCCAGCTCCTGGGCCATGTGGGCGACCTGGGCCGGCCGGGCGGACCTCACCTGCACTACGAGACGCGCCTGGGCGGCGTGCCCGTGAGCCCCCTTCGCTACATCCTGGAATAG
- the fliR gene encoding flagellar biosynthetic protein FliR: MELFPFNPAVVFSFLLTLMRISVILFLLPFFGGNMLPTSVKGALCLVMALALYPVLHFPGALMPANPWTLALMFLGEVLMGLLLNILVLLLFSAVQCAGSIMGFSMGFTLMNSVDPMTGASESGLGHLMNQVTTMMFLCLNGHLVLIGGLAESFRVVPPGGLLVNPALGEHLIAFSSQMFVIALKIASPIMASLFLVDLALALVARAAPQMNVLFIGFPLKIGVGFLFMTLVFSAMALYVGRYIDELVPMYRLVLKASGQ; encoded by the coding sequence ATGGAGCTCTTTCCCTTCAACCCGGCGGTGGTCTTCTCCTTCCTGCTGACGCTGATGCGCATCAGCGTCATCCTGTTTTTGCTGCCCTTTTTCGGGGGCAACATGCTGCCGACCTCGGTCAAGGGCGCCCTGTGCCTTGTCATGGCCCTGGCGCTCTATCCCGTGCTGCATTTTCCCGGCGCGCTCATGCCGGCCAACCCCTGGACCCTGGCCCTCATGTTTCTGGGCGAGGTGCTCATGGGGCTTTTGCTCAACATCCTTGTCCTGCTCCTTTTTTCCGCCGTGCAATGCGCCGGGTCCATCATGGGCTTTTCCATGGGCTTTACCCTCATGAACAGCGTCGACCCCATGACCGGGGCCTCGGAATCGGGCCTGGGCCACCTGATGAACCAGGTGACGACCATGATGTTTTTGTGCTTAAACGGCCATCTGGTCCTCATCGGCGGCCTGGCCGAGAGCTTCCGGGTGGTGCCGCCGGGGGGGCTGCTCGTCAACCCGGCGCTGGGCGAGCACCTCATCGCCTTTTCGAGCCAGATGTTCGTCATCGCGCTGAAAATCGCCTCGCCCATCATGGCCTCGCTGTTCCTGGTGGACCTGGCCCTGGCCCTGGTGGCCAGGGCGGCGCCGCAGATGAACGTGCTTTTCATCGGCTTTCCGCTGAAAATCGGCGTCGGCTTCCTGTTCATGACCCTGGTGTTTTCGGCCATGGCCCTGTACGTCGGCCGCTACATCGACGAGCTGGTGCCCATGTACCGGCTGGTGCTCAAGGCCTCGGGCCAGTAA